In a single window of the Melioribacteraceae bacterium genome:
- a CDS encoding DUF4041 domain-containing protein: MSQKYELNVKEHNEFIDRYKGVINIDEALKSRQTELLEKEKAISNLQSEYIDKENNLNNEYVAKKKIFDSLLHELQILEEDLEFKSFGLYNPHYDFDTSEKYRAKLDEIRNQQKEMLKNNTAAVCHVEWTVNGRKREGQQFTKKYQKLMVRAFNNECDATVLKVRWNNVTRMEERINNAFEAINKLGTVHNIEITNSYLHLKMEELRIAFEYEEKKQQEKEEARRRREEAKEEEQVQKEIDEVLKQADKEEMIYQDALEKARKEISTAKENEIIGLNNKIEELQKRLSEVNERRERAISRAQLTKSGYVYVISNIGSFGENIYKIGMTRRLEPLDRVRELGDASVPFRFDVHALIYSDNAPELENNLHKAFDLKRVNMVNNRKEFYNVTLEEIEKIVKDANGEIEFIKLPEAREFRETHAILNKSAEQIENKQKYNFPDSLLNQVAT; this comes from the coding sequence TTGTCCCAGAAGTATGAGCTAAATGTTAAAGAGCATAATGAATTTATTGATAGATATAAAGGTGTTATCAATATTGATGAAGCATTAAAGTCAAGACAGACTGAATTATTAGAAAAAGAGAAAGCAATATCTAACTTGCAAAGCGAATACATTGACAAAGAAAATAACTTGAATAATGAATATGTGGCAAAAAAGAAAATATTTGATTCATTATTACACGAATTACAAATACTTGAAGAAGATTTAGAATTTAAAAGCTTTGGACTATATAATCCCCACTATGATTTTGATACTTCGGAAAAATATCGTGCTAAATTAGATGAAATAAGAAATCAACAAAAAGAGATGCTTAAAAATAATACCGCTGCCGTTTGTCACGTTGAATGGACAGTAAACGGAAGAAAACGAGAAGGTCAACAGTTCACAAAAAAATATCAGAAATTAATGGTACGTGCTTTTAATAACGAATGTGATGCAACAGTACTTAAAGTTAGATGGAATAATGTTACACGCATGGAAGAAAGGATTAATAATGCTTTTGAAGCTATTAACAAACTTGGTACTGTACATAATATTGAAATAACAAACTCCTACTTGCATCTAAAAATGGAAGAACTTCGGATAGCTTTTGAGTATGAAGAGAAGAAACAACAAGAAAAAGAAGAAGCTAGACGTCGTAGAGAAGAAGCTAAAGAAGAAGAACAAGTACAAAAGGAAATCGATGAAGTTTTAAAGCAAGCTGATAAAGAAGAAATGATTTATCAAGATGCCTTGGAAAAAGCACGAAAAGAAATATCAACTGCCAAAGAAAATGAAATTATTGGATTAAATAATAAAATTGAAGAATTGCAAAAGAGATTATCTGAAGTAAATGAAAGGAGAGAACGAGCAATATCACGTGCACAATTAACAAAATCTGGTTATGTGTATGTTATATCAAATATAGGTTCGTTTGGCGAAAATATTTATAAAATAGGTATGACTCGAAGATTAGAACCACTAGATCGAGTACGTGAACTAGGTGATGCTTCAGTTCCATTTCGTTTTGATGTTCACGCTCTGATTTATTCAGATAATGCCCCTGAACTAGAAAATAATTTACATAAAGCTTTTGATTTGAAACGTGTGAATATGGTCAATAATAGGAAAGAGTTCTACAATGTTACTTTAGAAGAAATTGAAAAAATTGTAAAAGATGCCAATGGCGAAATAGAATTTATAAAATTACCAGAAGCACGTGAATTTCGAGAAACTCACGCTATACTTAATAAAAGTGCAGAACAAATTGAGAATAAACAGAAATATAATTTCCCAGATTCTTTATTAAATCAAGTCGCAACATAA